One Brassica napus cultivar Da-Ae chromosome A1, Da-Ae, whole genome shotgun sequence genomic region harbors:
- the LOC106353118 gene encoding glycine-rich cell wall structural protein, with amino-acid sequence MGRLVNGATLLALLCFHVFAVNVTARNGVSSSKDEEEKTLIGGGKGGGFGGGFGGGSGGGIGAGGGFGGGGGAGGGGGGFGGGQGGGVGVGGGFGKGGGVGGGFGGGHGGGVGGGAGAGGGFGKGGGIGKGGGVGGGAGGGIGKGGGLGGGIGKGGGVGGGIGKGGGIGGGIGKGGGFGGGYGKGGGIGGGIGKGRGVGGGIGKGGEVGGGIGKGGGIGGGIGKGGGVGGGIGKGGGVGGGFGKGGGVGGGIGKGGGIGGGIGKGGGIGKGRGIRGGNGKGGGIGDGGFGKGGGIGKGGGIGGGIGKGGGIGGGIGKGGGIGGGGGFGGGGGFGKGGGIGGGIGKGGGFGGGGGFGKGGGFGGGGGFGKGGGFGGGGFGGGGGGGGGGGGGGGIGHH; translated from the coding sequence ATGGGGCGTCTAGTTAATGGAGCTACTCTATTGGCTTTattatgttttcatgttttcGCTGTGAATGTTACTGCCAGAAATGGTGTGAGTTCTAGCAAAGATGAAGAGGAAAAAACGTTAATTGGAGGCGGCAAGGGTGGTGGCTTTGGCGGTGGTTTTGGAGGAGGATCTGGCGGTGGAATAGGAGCAGGCGGTGGTTTTGGAGGCGGCGGTGGCGCTGGTGGAGGTGGAGGAGGTTTTGGTGGTGGACAGGGGGGAGGTGTCGGAGTCGGTGGTGGCTTTGGTAAGGGTGGTGGGGTTGGCGGTGGTTTTGGAGGTGGACACGGTGGAGGAGTTGGTGGTGGTGCTGGAGCAGGTGGTGGGTTTGGAAAAGGCGGAGGGATCGGAAAGGGTGGCGGGGTTGGCGGCGGAGCTGGTGGTGGAATAGGCAAAGGCGGTGGTCTTGGTGGTGGAATTGGCAAAGGTGGAGGAGTTGGTGGCGGGATTGGAAAAGGTGGAGGTATTGGTGGCGGTATAGGCAAAGGTGGAGGATTTGGCGGTGGTTATGGTAAAGGAGGAGGTATTGGTGGTGGTATCGGAAAAGGCAGAGGAGTTGGAGGTGGTATTGGCAAAGGCGGAGAAGTTGGGGGTGGTATTGGTAAAGGCGGAGGTATTGGCGGTGGTATCGGCAAAGGCGGTGGAGTTGGTGGTGGTATCGGCAAAGGTGGAGGAGTTGGTGGTGGTTTCGGCAAAGGTGGAGGAGTTGGCGGTGGAATTGGGAAAGGGGGAGGTATCGGCGGTGGCATTGGAAAAGGTGGTGGAATTGGCAAAGGAAGAGGCATTAGAGGCGGAAATGGCAAAGGTGGAGGTATCGGCGATGGCGGCTTTGGGAAAGGGGGAGGTATAGGCAAAGGCGGAGGCATTGGTGgcggtattggaaaaggaggaGGAATTGGTGGCGGCATAGGCAAAGGCGGAGGCATTGGAGGTGGAGGAGGCTTTGGCGGTGGAGGTGGATTTGGCAAAGGCGGGGGAATCGGTGGTGGAATAGGCAAAGGCGGAGGATTTGGTGGCGGGGGTGGATTTGGGAAAGGAGGGGGTTTTGGTGGAGGTGGTGGATTTGGTAAGGGCGGAGGATTTGGCGGTGGAGGCTTTGGAGGCggaggtggaggtggaggtggaggtggaggGGGTGGTGGAATCGGACATCACTAA